The Coffea arabica cultivar ET-39 chromosome 8e, Coffea Arabica ET-39 HiFi, whole genome shotgun sequence genome window below encodes:
- the LOC140012657 gene encoding uncharacterized protein: MIHRIKAANGVWVESDADIAREAIAYFSDLFSGTSVPSSDMLHLIPPVISGEDNKLLEAAPTIEEVHRVVKEMDGDSAAGPDGFTGKFFTFASEVIAQDVHAAVLSFFCGAELPRFITSTSLVLIPKVSSPQDFSQFRLISLCNFFNKLLSRILADRLAGILPKLISPQQTDDVLIFANGSASSLKDIMQVLEGYQRCSGQLINAQKSGYLTHSSLAPARRRVIERVTGFVLQVFPIRYLGFPLYVGRCKSSYFGEVAQAILQRIMSWKSKLLSSGGKIVLIKHVLSAIPVHLLSAAVLPRLVFDILEKACSNFLWGSSPDKTKFHWIRWSQLCFQVEEGGVGFRRLEDVYTAFSCKLWWSFRTGVSVWVAFLRAKYRLLLRPGDGW; encoded by the exons ATGATTCATAGAATAAAGGCGGCCAATGGAGTGTGGGTGGAGTCGGATGCGGATATAGCGAGGGAGGCAATAGCGTACTTCTCTGACCTCTTCTCAGGCACGTCAGTGCCCTCCTCGGATATGTTGCATCTTATTCCACCAGTGATCTCGGGCGAGGACAACAAGCTCTTAGAGGCGGCACCTACTATAGAGGAGGTTCATCGGGTGGTGAAGGAAATGGATGGGGATAGTGCTGCCGGGCCGGATGGATTCACGGGCAAATTCTTCACCTTTGCGTCGGAGGTTATTGCTCAAGACGTCCATGCTGCGGTACTAAGTTTCTTTTGTGGGGCAGAACTACCTCGTTTCATCACTTCTACCTCACTTGTGTTGATCCCTAAGGTATCTAGTCCCCAGGACTTCTCCCAGTTTAGACTGATTAGTCTCTGCAATTTTTTCAACAAGCTGTTGTCTAGAATTTTGGCGGATCGATTGGCTGGCATCTTGCCAAAACTTATCTCCCCTCAGCAGACAG ATGATGTTCTTATATTTGCAAACGGCTCCGCTTCCTCCTTAAAGGACATCATGCAGGTGCTGGAAGGATATCAACGGTGTTCGGGTCAGTTGATCAATGCTCAAAAAAGTGGATACTTGACTCACTCGTCACTGGCACCGGCCAGAAGAAGAGTGATAGAACGTGTCACGGGATTTGTCTTGCAGGTCTTTCCCATACGCTATTTGGGATTTCCTTTATACGTTGGGAGGTGTAAGTCGTCATACTTTGGGGAGGTGGCTCAGGCAATCCTGCAGAGGATTATGTCGTGGAAATCAAAGCTATTGTCGTCAGGAGGCAAGATAGTTCTAATCAAGCATGTGTTGTCAGCAATACCAGTCCATTTACTATCGGCTGCTGTTCTGCCTCGCTTAGTGTTTGACATTCTAGAGAAGGCCTGCTCGAATTTCCTATGGGGTTCATCGCCTGACAAAACAAAGTTTCATTGGATTCGATGGTCTCAGTTGTGCTTCCAGGTTGAGGAGGGCGGGGTGGGGTTTAGGAGGCTCGAGGACGTCTATACAGCCTTCTCTTGTAAATTGTGGTGGAGCTTTCGAACGGGGGTGTCGGTATGGGTGGCGTTTCTGCGAGCAAAATACCGACTGCTTCTCCGACCTGGCGACGGATGGTGA